One part of the Candidatus Zixiibacteriota bacterium genome encodes these proteins:
- a CDS encoding sigma-70 family RNA polymerase sigma factor, producing the protein MARNSKRYRDEDKSLDLYLREIGETPLIKAAEEVELAKKIKNGDQSALEKLTKANLRFVVSVAKQYQNQGLSLADLINEGNIGLIKAAKRFDETRGFKFISYAVWWIRQAILQALAEQSRIVRLPLNRVGTLHKIGKISSSLQQEFGREPSPAEIAKELELSTLEVSDTLKISNTHLSLDAPFSTSEDNSLMDVLEDELQPAPDEALLDESLRLEIGRALRTLSGREAQVISLYFGLTQEKPLTLEEIGARFGLTRERVRQIKEKAIRRLRHASRSKTLRAYLN; encoded by the coding sequence TTGGCCAGAAACTCAAAGAGATATAGGGATGAGGACAAATCCTTAGATCTCTATTTGAGGGAGATAGGAGAAACTCCTCTGATAAAGGCAGCGGAAGAGGTCGAGTTAGCTAAGAAGATTAAAAATGGTGATCAGTCTGCTTTAGAGAAACTGACCAAAGCAAATCTGAGATTTGTGGTCAGCGTAGCTAAGCAGTATCAAAATCAAGGTCTTTCTTTAGCTGATTTGATCAATGAGGGGAATATCGGGCTGATAAAAGCGGCTAAAAGGTTTGATGAAACCAGAGGTTTCAAGTTCATTTCTTATGCGGTCTGGTGGATAAGACAGGCGATCTTACAGGCTCTGGCTGAACAGTCCAGAATTGTGAGACTTCCTTTAAACCGGGTGGGAACTCTCCACAAGATAGGGAAGATCTCCAGCTCCTTGCAGCAGGAATTCGGACGTGAGCCGAGCCCGGCTGAGATAGCCAAAGAGTTAGAGCTTTCCACCTTAGAAGTGTCAGATACCCTTAAGATCTCCAATACCCATCTTTCCTTAGATGCTCCTTTTTCCACCTCGGAGGACAACAGTCTGATGGATGTGCTGGAGGACGAGCTTCAGCCAGCTCCGGATGAGGCTCTTTTAGACGAATCCTTAAGGCTGGAAATTGGAAGGGCCTTGAGAACCTTAAGCGGCAGAGAGGCGCAGGTGATAAGTCTCTATTTCGGATTGACCCAGGAAAAGCCTTTGACCTTAGAGGAGATCGGAGCAAGGTTTGGATTAACTCGTGAAAGAGTCAGGCAGATTAAGGAAAAAGCTATCCGGAGGCTCAGGCATGCCTCCCGAAGCAAGACTTTAAGGGCGTATCTGAATTAA